Proteins encoded by one window of Oxobacter pfennigii:
- a CDS encoding ABC-three component system middle component 7: protein MRLPNKVTSYANSIIALFPGILDALAQQDMSLRELFELTASRKIEMADFLSALDCLFALGRIELIDEARVLRYVERDSM from the coding sequence ATGAGATTGCCAAATAAAGTAACATCCTATGCAAACAGCATTATTGCTCTTTTCCCGGGTATCTTGGATGCATTGGCACAACAGGATATGTCCCTTAGAGAGCTGTTTGAACTAACCGCATCGCGCAAAATTGAGATGGCTGATTTTCTAAGTGCCCTGGACTGCTTGTTTGCATTAGGCAGGATTGAGCTTATCGATGAAGCGAGGGTACTGCGCTATGTTGAAAGAGATTCAATGTAA
- a CDS encoding ABC-three component system protein encodes MKKLCFGTFSTILKICMVKRVTQKRLCGTMLLSVAPAYDIRGEDGTVSDLILGKKNLSPIVTDSAPQADPHTISNYFKQSIISMLDGNKRSLIVLALKDIIASDGTIEPDTIVEKVNGMTKEAVLKRNAFILEDLLAGIFLYTVLNVQNRNCEDSVKEITGKYIQSFEYQKLNINFITAYSDFSMETASDIAIDTHSLILLTETGGKCQKCGRVLGIKKEGSGVNYAKVVHLSKTDDVVLCVDCEREIQNASEEEKIALLSEKRELEILMAARDAASRHTIENQIEQVLREVDLMDVTADTQLKIKPVKVENKITEKRLKEQVLFDVRLLYEGVNDALDRLAGENKLNTDKFAKNIKRMYEDASESHISQSDIYTLIVETLFEKTGRKYREACRIIISYFVQRCEVFDEIAK; translated from the coding sequence ATGAAAAAACTGTGCTTCGGTACATTTTCAACAATTTTAAAGATTTGTATGGTAAAAAGAGTTACACAAAAGCGGTTATGCGGTACAATGCTGCTTTCTGTCGCGCCTGCTTATGATATTCGCGGCGAGGATGGCACCGTTTCAGATTTAATACTCGGCAAAAAAAACCTGTCTCCCATCGTGACTGATTCTGCTCCGCAGGCAGATCCTCATACTATCTCAAATTATTTTAAGCAGAGTATCATTTCCATGCTGGATGGCAACAAAAGAAGTCTCATCGTTCTTGCCCTGAAAGACATTATTGCGTCTGATGGCACTATCGAGCCTGATACAATTGTAGAAAAAGTAAATGGTATGACAAAGGAAGCTGTATTAAAGCGCAATGCCTTTATTTTGGAAGACCTGCTGGCCGGAATCTTTCTTTATACGGTGCTCAATGTCCAAAACCGAAATTGTGAAGACAGTGTAAAAGAGATAACCGGCAAGTACATACAGTCTTTTGAATATCAAAAATTGAATATAAACTTTATTACGGCCTATAGTGATTTTTCTATGGAGACCGCTAGTGATATTGCGATTGACACCCACTCTTTGATATTACTAACTGAAACGGGCGGTAAATGTCAAAAGTGCGGCAGGGTTTTAGGCATAAAAAAAGAAGGCAGCGGCGTTAACTACGCTAAGGTCGTTCACCTTTCTAAAACTGATGACGTTGTTCTATGTGTTGACTGTGAACGTGAAATACAAAATGCCTCCGAGGAAGAAAAAATAGCTTTACTGTCTGAAAAGCGTGAATTGGAAATTCTTATGGCGGCAAGAGATGCAGCCTCAAGGCATACGATAGAAAATCAAATTGAACAGGTACTTCGGGAAGTCGATTTAATGGATGTTACGGCTGATACGCAGCTTAAAATAAAACCCGTTAAGGTTGAGAATAAAATCACTGAAAAACGCTTGAAGGAACAAGTGCTTTTTGATGTACGTCTGTTATATGAAGGAGTCAATGATGCATTGGACCGGCTTGCCGGCGAAAACAAATTAAATACGGATAAGTTTGCTAAAAATATTAAAAGGATGTATGAAGATGCAAGTGAATCACATATATCACAAAGTGATATTTACACCCTGATTGTTGAGACATTGTTTGAAAAGACAGGCCGCAAATACAGAGAAGCTTGTAGGATAATAATCTCCTACTTCGTGCAAAGGTGTGAGGTGTTCGATGAGATTGCCAAATAA
- a CDS encoding sigma-70 family RNA polymerase sigma factor: MSRRYKTSKKNRTNYIYYTAEGAKSVIAPDEDGVTEADIDLLHSMDDIEVNEQRRCDYRAAVHLDAYCGGEGEAADDRNKYLSDYSANPEQLYIEAEEEDEHMYALDRLTKAMECLSSQQKELFKKVYIEKRTNTNIAAEEGVTEAAIRSRLKKMYEKLRQYFS, encoded by the coding sequence ATGTCAAGAAGGTATAAAACAAGTAAAAAGAACAGAACCAACTACATTTATTACACCGCTGAAGGAGCAAAGAGTGTTATTGCTCCGGATGAAGACGGAGTCACAGAAGCTGACATCGATCTTTTACATTCTATGGATGATATTGAAGTGAATGAGCAGCGCCGCTGTGATTACCGGGCGGCGGTACACCTTGACGCATACTGCGGCGGCGAAGGTGAAGCCGCAGATGATCGCAATAAATACCTTTCAGATTATAGCGCCAACCCGGAACAGCTTTACATAGAAGCCGAAGAGGAAGACGAACACATGTATGCGCTGGATAGGTTAACCAAAGCCATGGAGTGCCTTTCATCACAACAAAAAGAGCTTTTTAAAAAAGTATATATTGAGAAACGCACCAATACGAATATTGCCGCTGAAGAGGGGGTGACAGAAGCAGCTATCCGCAGCCGTCTTAAAAAGATGTATGAAAAATTAAGACAATATTTTTCCTGA
- a CDS encoding phage antirepressor, which produces MNELTTFNYEGKEVRTVQRNGETWWVAKDVCDVFGETNRNRAMKSLDEDEKGYTQMNTPGGIQQTAVVNEPGLYSLLLAMRPAKARGISNEYIFQREQKLKEFKRWVTHEALPSIRKHGLYATDELLANPDLWIRTLQELKAERSKNAALEATISLQEQQIAEMKPKASYYDVVLNCKDAVAITTIAKDYGRSGRWLNEYLHDAGVQFRQGKIWLLYQKHARHGYAVTRTHIYPEIDGMIHSKVHTYWTQKGRLFIYELLKSHGVLPLIEQEPGFEFK; this is translated from the coding sequence ATGAACGAATTAACTACTTTCAACTACGAAGGCAAGGAAGTACGTACCGTTCAAAGAAATGGAGAAACTTGGTGGGTGGCAAAAGATGTGTGCGATGTATTTGGAGAAACCAATAGAAATCGTGCCATGAAGTCTCTCGATGAAGATGAAAAGGGGTATACGCAAATGAATACCCCCGGCGGGATCCAGCAAACGGCGGTTGTGAATGAACCGGGATTGTATTCTTTATTGCTGGCTATGCGGCCGGCAAAAGCAAGGGGTATTAGCAATGAGTACATTTTTCAGAGAGAGCAAAAACTGAAGGAATTCAAGCGATGGGTAACCCACGAGGCTCTTCCTTCTATTCGCAAGCACGGATTGTATGCTACGGATGAATTGCTGGCCAATCCTGATCTGTGGATTAGGACACTTCAAGAGCTGAAAGCCGAGCGCAGCAAGAATGCGGCTTTAGAAGCAACTATCAGCCTTCAGGAACAACAAATCGCTGAGATGAAGCCTAAAGCGAGTTATTACGATGTGGTTCTTAACTGCAAGGATGCCGTAGCCATCACAACAATTGCCAAGGATTACGGAAGGTCCGGCCGCTGGCTTAATGAGTACCTGCATGATGCAGGCGTTCAGTTCCGCCAGGGAAAAATCTGGCTGCTATATCAAAAACACGCAAGGCATGGATATGCGGTAACCAGGACACATATCTATCCTGAAATTGATGGAATGATACATTCGAAAGTCCATACCTACTGGACCCAGAAAGGCCGCTTGTTCATTTACGAGCTTTTGAAATCTCATGGCGTGCTGCCGCTGATAGAGCAGGAACCGGGCTTTGAGTTTAAGTAG
- a CDS encoding IclR family transcriptional regulator: MVTEDKYNVKVIEKAASILKCFTLENPEWNLAELSKEVQLNRSTVKRILKTLIYVGFLEYVEKERKYRLGPACIMLGSTVLNQLDLRKVASRHLQKLTEITQETSNIAIFNNNTALVIDRYNSPQEVRAISRIGSIAYLHATAGGKIFLADLSDEELEKYIDKGVIRYTENTHITRGEIFDDVAKIRAERLALDLREAYDDRSAAASPIYNFENKIIASISVVAPCPRFEQKFDKITSEVKNTAYNISKEMGYMGSF; encoded by the coding sequence ATGGTTACTGAAGATAAATATAATGTTAAAGTCATAGAAAAAGCAGCAAGTATTCTTAAATGCTTTACTTTAGAAAACCCGGAATGGAATTTGGCTGAATTATCTAAAGAAGTGCAATTAAATAGAAGTACCGTTAAAAGGATCTTAAAAACCCTGATTTATGTCGGCTTTTTAGAATATGTTGAGAAGGAGAGAAAATACAGGCTGGGACCTGCTTGTATTATGCTGGGTTCTACGGTACTTAACCAGCTGGATTTAAGAAAAGTTGCCAGCCGCCATCTTCAGAAATTGACTGAAATAACACAGGAAACGTCTAATATAGCTATTTTTAATAATAATACTGCATTAGTTATTGATAGATATAACAGTCCGCAGGAAGTCAGGGCAATCTCCAGGATTGGCAGTATAGCATATCTTCATGCGACTGCCGGAGGAAAAATTTTTTTAGCCGATCTTTCTGATGAAGAACTGGAAAAGTATATTGATAAGGGCGTAATACGTTATACTGAAAACACCCATATTACTAGAGGGGAAATTTTTGATGATGTTGCTAAAATCAGAGCAGAAAGGTTAGCCTTGGATTTAAGAGAGGCCTATGATGACCGTTCAGCTGCAGCATCACCTATCTATAATTTTGAAAATAAGATTATCGCATCAATATCCGTTGTAGCGCCATGTCCCAGGTTTGAACAAAAATTTGATAAAATAACGTCCGAAGTAAAAAATACGGCTTATAATATTTCTAAAGAAATGGGATATATGGGGAGTTTTTGA
- a CDS encoding MFS transporter, with product MSTENALPQKQKSNLGTLEMVLYCAGYAGSGMVNLGVGTYLTFFWTDIFKIPLAAVGTIFLASRILDGVTDIFQGFLIDNTKTKYGKARPWLLWMVAPATISYILLFYTPNFGETARIVWAFIMYNLVAYFFLTAINLPLQSMVALITSDPKQRLTTNMLAQAFSMAAATLGNLFVVKAIAALGGGTGGYFKFYTIMGIGAAALILTAFSSTTERVTLQRPPAQKVSVRDAFKAFIANKWWMIATLLMLTTTMYGPLMSVGVYYFTWNMKNPVLMGSFMSMIYAANFGALLIATPIISRLGKINASFSGMFIQVIGGLLPLVALESIPVLMIAAALRGIGSAMLLGTRFAFMCDVVDYGEWKTGTRIEGLVFSGVSFGQKVGTGLGGALVAALLAWGGYVGGAAAQSEATLSAIRFAFTWVHAFCSMAIIICLFFLRSLDKQMPKILEELKSRREQQNTTA from the coding sequence ATGTCAACGGAAAACGCTTTACCGCAAAAGCAAAAGTCAAATTTAGGCACTTTGGAAATGGTGCTGTATTGTGCAGGCTATGCCGGTTCAGGTATGGTAAATTTAGGAGTCGGCACGTATTTAACTTTTTTCTGGACAGATATATTTAAAATACCCCTTGCTGCAGTTGGAACCATATTTTTAGCTTCCAGGATTTTGGATGGTGTAACAGATATTTTCCAAGGCTTTCTTATAGACAATACAAAGACAAAATACGGAAAAGCACGTCCATGGCTGCTTTGGATGGTTGCGCCGGCTACTATTTCGTATATATTGTTGTTCTATACTCCCAATTTTGGGGAAACGGCAAGGATAGTATGGGCATTTATTATGTATAATCTTGTCGCTTACTTCTTTCTCACAGCTATTAACCTTCCTTTACAATCAATGGTTGCACTCATTACCAGTGATCCCAAACAGCGTTTGACAACAAATATGCTTGCCCAGGCATTCTCCATGGCGGCTGCCACATTAGGAAATTTATTTGTTGTTAAAGCAATTGCTGCTTTGGGCGGCGGTACAGGCGGATATTTTAAATTTTATACCATAATGGGTATAGGTGCAGCTGCATTGATTCTGACCGCATTTTCGTCAACCACTGAAAGGGTTACGTTGCAAAGGCCGCCGGCACAAAAAGTATCCGTACGTGATGCTTTTAAGGCATTTATTGCTAACAAGTGGTGGATGATTGCAACATTATTGATGTTGACTACAACAATGTACGGCCCGCTGATGTCAGTAGGTGTATATTACTTCACATGGAACATGAAGAATCCGGTTTTAATGGGATCCTTTATGTCTATGATATACGCTGCTAATTTTGGCGCTTTACTTATAGCAACTCCGATTATCTCCCGCCTGGGAAAAATCAATGCCAGCTTTTCGGGGATGTTTATACAGGTTATAGGCGGACTGCTGCCTCTGGTTGCATTGGAAAGTATACCTGTTTTAATGATCGCAGCAGCTTTAAGAGGTATTGGTTCGGCTATGCTGTTAGGCACCAGATTTGCATTTATGTGTGACGTTGTAGATTATGGTGAATGGAAAACCGGTACTCGAATTGAGGGATTAGTTTTCAGCGGGGTCAGCTTCGGGCAAAAGGTAGGAACCGGCTTAGGCGGAGCACTTGTGGCAGCGCTTCTTGCCTGGGGAGGTTATGTCGGCGGTGCCGCTGCACAATCAGAAGCAACCCTTAGTGCCATACGCTTTGCTTTTACCTGGGTTCATGCTTTTTGCTCCATGGCAATCATTATTTGCCTGTTTTTCCTGAGAAGTCTGGATAAGCAAATGCCCAAAATTCTGGAAGAGCTTAAATCAAGAAGAGAACAGCAAAATACAACCGCTTAA
- a CDS encoding DUF6198 family protein, with protein sequence MKKATFYTELAYLFGIAGLALGTAFMEKAGMGISMVVAPAYLIYLKFSKVWTFVTFGMAEYSLQVALLVIMVIILRKFKVSYLFSFVTAIIYGFTLDGCMALVANINTSSFAMGIAFYIIGLVLCAIGVAFIFHTYIAPEVYELFVKEVSIKTHSNINHFKIGYDCFSCLLGIILSFLFFGLFHFEGVKLGTIICALVNGRIIGAISHLMEKHLNFIDGLPLRKFF encoded by the coding sequence ATGAAAAAAGCTACGTTTTATACAGAGTTAGCATACCTTTTCGGCATTGCCGGTTTGGCGCTTGGAACCGCTTTTATGGAAAAGGCCGGCATGGGTATTTCCATGGTGGTTGCTCCGGCATATCTGATTTATTTGAAATTCTCAAAGGTTTGGACTTTCGTGACTTTCGGAATGGCAGAGTATTCATTACAGGTAGCTCTTCTTGTTATCATGGTTATAATCTTAAGAAAGTTTAAAGTATCCTATTTATTTTCATTTGTCACAGCAATTATTTACGGTTTTACACTTGACGGCTGTATGGCGCTGGTTGCTAATATAAACACTTCATCTTTTGCCATGGGTATTGCATTTTATATTATCGGTTTAGTTCTGTGTGCTATTGGCGTTGCATTCATTTTTCATACTTATATTGCACCGGAAGTGTATGAGCTGTTTGTAAAAGAGGTATCTATTAAGACGCATAGTAATATCAATCATTTTAAGATTGGATATGACTGCTTCAGCTGCCTGCTTGGAATTATATTGTCGTTTCTTTTTTTTGGACTTTTCCATTTTGAAGGTGTGAAGCTTGGTACGATAATCTGTGCCTTGGTCAATGGAAGGATTATTGGGGCAATCAGCCATTTGATGGAAAAACATCTGAATTTCATTGATGGCCTTCCTTTAAGAAAATTTTTTTAG
- a CDS encoding ATP-binding protein yields the protein MDLSVRVGYGVDHRMRKMLMALIAVSLGCFFLLFGLLKVTDNKGRELELSQHGLLDLTDWDFTSDQVVPLDGQWEFYWNRLLEPGIEPGSEPTFIQVPGFWQQNIETENTKARGGATYRLQVKLKPSSMIYGLRISNIRMASTIYVNGNKVGESGIPALSQGEYQYENKPYNVFFPVQGETAEILIHAANYENNQGGIPYRLYLGSAQGIHTLNTNTTLLNMSLIVSLLLLGSYQLSVFIIRREEKGLLYFGLSCIVIAWSYASTGDRLLIEYFNLPTEVFYKIQAISLYSSLIPMAMFIKTICKDLIPRWLIRSIIYPMGLYSSFVLIAPFKWYSPFNLTASLVQAAAYIIIMGLLLYSYWKGKYGEFNRKGLGLFILALGCYLIGLMDYALYLCSVVLDYKVGYYAILSFCFLASFIMSYRFSEAYNTIESMAAKLQKADKQKDEFLLHTSHEFQTPLHAIINLSQSMLETGEELKEDHMQNLSVIRDTSRRLSALVRDILDLDKIKRNELSVNLAEVDVRVTVSLVFDLLQHLIVAKKIRLVNAVPADLPLIYADENRLKQIIQNLVGNGMKFTGQGTITVSAQAMGKQVKILVEDTGAGIDPDSWDAVFEPFEQAHSPNEYGGTGLGLFICRRLLQLMNGEIYIDWSEPGKGTRIAFILPMADEGSNQAQEAVQAYEKYEMKEQRSLAELPQRSTGKFTLLAVDDQPANLQVLARLFANEPYNLLWAMNGAEALEILKSRPNIDLILLDVMMPRMSGYDVCREIRKQFSLFELPVILLTVRYSPNDIAAGFKAGANDFIIKPFDALEIRSRTETLLQLKQSVEAAMKAELDFLQSQIKPHFLFNSLNAIITLCRTDGLRAEKLISHLSYYLRRCFDPRPDSFMLLEDELRLVEAYVEIEKARFEDRLTVLYDVHPDALKKKILPLTIQPLVENAIRHGVMKNEEGGTVRLTIKSEGDMVHVEVWDNGSGISRDQLNNLWHRENPASHRRGVGLANIRRRLMHFCAEELKVTSRVGEWTRVQFTVKEMRKQA from the coding sequence ATGGACCTTTCCGTAAGGGTAGGATATGGAGTTGATCACCGGATGAGAAAAATGCTGATGGCTCTTATTGCAGTGAGCCTCGGATGCTTTTTTTTACTGTTTGGCTTATTGAAAGTTACGGATAATAAAGGCCGTGAACTGGAGCTGTCCCAGCATGGTTTGCTGGATTTGACGGATTGGGATTTTACATCGGATCAGGTTGTTCCCCTGGACGGACAATGGGAATTTTACTGGAACCGGCTGCTGGAGCCGGGAATAGAGCCGGGTTCGGAACCAACATTTATTCAAGTCCCGGGTTTTTGGCAGCAAAATATTGAAACAGAAAATACAAAAGCCAGGGGTGGAGCTACCTACCGCCTGCAGGTAAAGCTGAAACCTTCGTCCATGATCTATGGATTAAGAATCTCCAATATCAGGATGGCAAGTACCATTTATGTGAATGGCAACAAGGTTGGGGAAAGCGGTATACCGGCTTTATCCCAAGGCGAATATCAATATGAGAATAAACCGTATAATGTTTTTTTCCCTGTGCAGGGAGAAACTGCAGAAATTTTGATTCATGCGGCCAACTATGAAAATAACCAGGGAGGAATTCCTTACCGCCTTTATTTAGGCAGTGCTCAGGGGATTCATACCTTAAACACCAATACAACACTACTCAATATGAGCCTGATTGTGTCCCTGCTGTTGCTTGGGTCGTATCAGTTAAGTGTATTTATTATTCGCAGAGAGGAAAAAGGGCTGCTCTATTTTGGCTTGAGCTGCATCGTGATAGCCTGGTCTTATGCCAGTACCGGGGACCGGCTCCTTATTGAGTATTTCAACTTGCCCACGGAAGTATTTTATAAAATCCAGGCCATCTCCTTATACTCCTCACTGATTCCCATGGCCATGTTCATCAAAACCATATGTAAAGACCTGATTCCCCGCTGGCTTATCAGAAGCATTATATATCCCATGGGGCTGTATAGCAGCTTTGTCCTGATTGCGCCTTTTAAATGGTATTCCCCTTTTAACTTAACGGCCAGCCTTGTTCAGGCTGCGGCTTACATAATCATTATGGGGCTGTTGTTATATTCATATTGGAAGGGAAAATACGGCGAATTCAACCGGAAAGGCCTGGGGCTCTTTATCCTGGCATTAGGGTGCTACCTTATTGGTTTAATGGATTATGCCCTCTATCTGTGCAGTGTGGTCCTGGATTATAAAGTCGGATATTACGCCATTTTGAGCTTTTGCTTTTTGGCCTCGTTTATTATGTCCTACCGCTTTTCGGAAGCCTATAATACCATTGAAAGCATGGCGGCAAAGCTTCAGAAAGCCGACAAGCAGAAGGACGAGTTTTTGCTGCATACCTCCCATGAGTTTCAAACACCCCTCCATGCCATCATCAATTTGTCCCAATCCATGCTGGAGACAGGAGAAGAACTTAAGGAGGATCATATGCAGAATCTGTCCGTGATCAGGGACACCTCCAGAAGGCTGTCCGCCCTGGTCCGCGATATTCTGGACCTGGATAAAATTAAGCGGAATGAGCTGAGCGTTAATCTTGCTGAGGTTGACGTCCGGGTGACTGTTTCTCTTGTGTTCGATTTACTCCAGCATTTGATCGTGGCGAAAAAAATCAGACTGGTCAATGCCGTTCCCGCTGATTTACCCCTCATCTATGCCGATGAGAACCGGTTGAAGCAGATCATACAGAACCTCGTCGGCAATGGGATGAAGTTTACCGGCCAGGGAACGATTACGGTTTCCGCCCAGGCTATGGGGAAGCAAGTGAAAATCCTGGTGGAGGACACCGGAGCAGGTATTGACCCAGATAGCTGGGATGCTGTTTTTGAACCCTTTGAACAGGCCCACTCTCCCAACGAGTATGGTGGGACAGGCTTGGGGCTTTTTATTTGCAGGAGATTGCTGCAGCTGATGAACGGGGAGATTTATATTGATTGGTCGGAGCCGGGGAAGGGAACCCGGATTGCTTTTATACTGCCCATGGCGGATGAAGGCTCAAATCAGGCTCAGGAGGCCGTTCAAGCCTATGAAAAATATGAAATGAAGGAACAACGGAGCTTGGCGGAGCTGCCCCAGCGGAGCACGGGCAAATTTACGCTGCTGGCTGTCGACGACCAACCGGCCAATCTTCAAGTTCTGGCCCGCTTATTTGCCAATGAGCCGTATAATTTACTTTGGGCGATGAATGGAGCAGAAGCATTGGAAATACTGAAAAGCCGCCCCAATATTGATTTAATCCTGTTGGATGTAATGATGCCCAGAATGTCGGGCTATGATGTTTGCAGGGAGATCCGGAAGCAGTTTTCACTGTTTGAACTGCCGGTAATACTATTGACAGTGCGCTATTCTCCAAACGACATCGCAGCAGGCTTTAAGGCCGGGGCTAATGACTTTATTATCAAGCCCTTTGACGCCTTGGAGATACGATCGAGGACCGAAACCCTCCTTCAGCTCAAGCAGTCCGTTGAGGCTGCAATGAAGGCCGAACTGGATTTTCTCCAATCGCAAATCAAGCCCCACTTTCTGTTCAATTCTTTAAATGCCATTATCACCTTATGCCGGACAGATGGGTTGCGTGCGGAGAAGCTGATTTCGCATTTGAGTTATTACTTAAGAAGATGCTTTGATCCCCGGCCGGATAGCTTTATGCTTTTAGAAGACGAGCTCCGGTTGGTCGAAGCCTATGTTGAAATTGAGAAGGCAAGATTTGAGGACCGCCTTACGGTTTTGTATGATGTTCACCCGGATGCTTTGAAGAAGAAGATTCTGCCCCTTACCATCCAGCCTTTGGTGGAGAATGCCATCCGGCATGGGGTGATGAAGAATGAAGAGGGAGGAACTGTCCGCCTTACTATTAAATCAGAAGGGGATATGGTTCATGTTGAAGTATGGGACAATGGGAGCGGAATAAGCCGGGATCAATTAAATAATTTGTGGCATAGGGAAAACCCGGCTTCCCATAGGAGGGGAGTAGGTCTGGCTAATATCCGGCGCAGGTTGATGCACTTCTGCGCGGAAGAATTGAAAGTAACAAGCAGAGTTGGAGAATGGACAAGGGTTCAGTTTACGGTTAAAGAAATGAGGAAACAAGCATGA